A single region of the Thermoanaerobacterium aotearoense genome encodes:
- a CDS encoding AIR synthase related protein, producing the protein MIEKYRDVLIIHEGDVAYAVSCDSTGAIGEKENDVLKVDAEVVGRAAIKVALSELLCVGAWPIAISDALSNEMNPTGIKIIDGIKKELTENEIYDVVLTGSTEENFPSTMTGVGVTAIGRAAEEELKVRKAKVGMEVGLIGYPRVGQEVLYCHDVLSLKDYVKIFRCNEIAEAIPVGSKGIKHELDVLKLSSGLEFLKEYKSDLDDEKSGGPSTCCIVVYKEDDRQIVENLVDKPFIRLGRLS; encoded by the coding sequence ATGATAGAGAAATACAGGGATGTTTTAATCATACACGAAGGTGATGTTGCGTATGCCGTGTCATGCGACAGCACAGGTGCCATCGGGGAAAAGGAAAATGATGTTTTGAAGGTAGATGCTGAGGTGGTAGGTAGAGCAGCTATAAAAGTGGCATTATCAGAACTTCTATGTGTTGGTGCTTGGCCAATCGCAATATCAGATGCCTTGTCAAATGAAATGAATCCTACTGGTATTAAGATCATAGATGGAATAAAGAAAGAACTGACGGAAAATGAGATATATGATGTTGTATTGACTGGCAGCACAGAGGAAAATTTCCCTTCAACTATGACAGGTGTTGGCGTGACAGCAATTGGAAGAGCAGCGGAAGAGGAACTGAAAGTGCGAAAAGCAAAGGTGGGAATGGAAGTAGGTTTAATAGGTTACCCACGTGTTGGACAAGAAGTATTGTATTGTCATGATGTTCTTTCACTTAAAGACTATGTGAAAATATTTAGGTGCAATGAAATAGCAGAGGCCATTCCTGTAGGGTCAAAGGGAATAAAGCATGAGCTTGATGTTCTTAAGTTGTCATCTGGTTTAGAATTTTTGAAAGAATATAAATCTGATTTAGATGATGAGAAGTCAGGAGGCCCTTCTACGTGCTGCATTGTCGTTTACAAAGAGGATGACAGACAGATAGTGGAGAACCTTGTAGATAAGCCATTTATTCGGTTAGGAAGACTATCTTGA
- the cobD gene encoding threonine-phosphate decarboxylase CobD — protein sequence MDKYEHGGNIYIYDKDVIDFSSNINPLGFPECIKDSIDIAALTKYPDINYTQLKNSISKYTGLKSENMIVGNGASELIYLFVRALSLKRPIIPSPAFLEYERAVTLSGGNPLYYRIPEENGYVIDADEISNRLKEVDSVIIGNPNNPTGKAIKRKDVEYIVKEAKKLDLPVMIDEAFIEFICDYEKYQSLDLINYYDNLFVVRAATKFFGLPGLRLGYGFGSEDLIKRLEAYKEPWTVNAFADAVGRKIFDDIKFMGNTRKYIKEEIDYLTNELKKIDELVVFHTQVNFMLLKLKNQSVNDLKEELLKRRILIRDASNFRYLDDRYFRVAVKSHRDNVKLVEAIKEVLK from the coding sequence ATGGATAAATATGAACATGGTGGAAATATATATATTTACGACAAGGATGTGATAGATTTTAGTTCAAACATAAATCCTCTTGGATTTCCGGAATGTATAAAAGATTCCATTGATATTGCGGCTTTGACAAAGTACCCTGACATAAACTACACACAATTGAAAAATTCTATTTCAAAATATACAGGACTAAAAAGTGAGAATATGATAGTCGGCAATGGCGCTTCTGAACTTATCTACCTTTTTGTGAGGGCACTTTCTCTGAAAAGACCCATTATTCCATCTCCTGCTTTTTTAGAATACGAAAGAGCAGTCACATTGTCAGGTGGAAATCCTTTGTACTACCGGATTCCTGAAGAAAATGGATACGTGATCGATGCGGATGAAATATCAAATCGCTTAAAAGAAGTAGATTCTGTCATCATAGGAAATCCAAATAATCCTACAGGAAAGGCAATAAAGCGAAAAGATGTGGAATATATCGTGAAGGAAGCGAAAAAGCTGGATTTGCCGGTGATGATAGATGAGGCATTTATAGAATTTATATGCGATTATGAAAAATACCAGTCTTTAGATCTCATAAATTACTACGATAATCTTTTTGTAGTAAGAGCTGCCACAAAATTTTTTGGGCTACCAGGATTGCGCCTTGGATACGGTTTTGGAAGTGAAGATTTGATAAAGAGATTGGAAGCTTATAAAGAGCCTTGGACGGTAAATGCTTTTGCTGATGCAGTTGGAAGAAAGATTTTTGATGATATAAAATTTATGGGAAATACGAGAAAATACATAAAAGAGGAAATAGATTATTTAACGAATGAGCTTAAAAAGATAGATGAATTGGTTGTGTTTCATACACAGGTAAATTTTATGCTTTTAAAACTGAAGAATCAGAGCGTTAATGATTTAAAAGAAGAATTGTTAAAAAGAAGGATACTGATAAGAGATGCATCAAATTTCAGGTATTTGGATGACAGGTATTTTAGAGTGGCTGTAAAAAGCCATCGTGATAATGTAAAACTGGTAGAAGCTATAAAAGAAGTTCTTAAATGA
- the cobU gene encoding bifunctional adenosylcobinamide kinase/adenosylcobinamide-phosphate guanylyltransferase yields MALIMVTGGARSGKSQFAESLAVKYAGYSVLYIATSIPFDDEMKERVKRHRERRPKEWETVEAYNGIFDIIRGTDKKAVLLDCLTVMVSNLLLEIDMTWEEKDLEDVARAEEKISDEVDGLIKASKGKDKDVIVVTNEVGMGLVPEYKLGRIFRDISGRMNKKIADNADFVYFMVSGIPLEIKSNSLRLCGE; encoded by the coding sequence TTGGCTTTGATTATGGTTACAGGCGGCGCAAGGTCTGGCAAAAGCCAGTTTGCAGAAAGTCTTGCTGTGAAATATGCTGGTTACAGTGTACTTTACATAGCTACGTCTATACCGTTTGACGATGAAATGAAAGAAAGGGTTAAAAGGCACAGAGAAAGAAGGCCAAAGGAATGGGAAACAGTAGAAGCTTACAATGGCATCTTTGACATAATAAGAGGGACAGACAAGAAAGCTGTGCTTTTAGATTGTCTGACAGTGATGGTGTCCAATCTGCTTTTAGAGATAGATATGACGTGGGAAGAAAAAGATTTAGAAGATGTAGCAAGAGCCGAAGAAAAAATAAGTGATGAAGTGGATGGCTTGATAAAAGCATCTAAAGGGAAGGATAAAGATGTCATAGTTGTGACAAATGAAGTTGGAATGGGGCTTGTGCCAGAGTATAAATTAGGCAGAATATTTAGGGACATATCAGGGAGAATGAATAAGAAAATTGCGGATAATGCCGATTTTGTCTATTTTATGGTTTCAGGCATACCTTTAGAAATAAAAAGTAATAGCTTACGGTTATGTGGTGAATAA
- the cobS gene encoding adenosylcobinamide-GDP ribazoletransferase, whose translation MDEIKAFILSLQFMTRIPVNVQIDVSKNDFHRMVKYFPFVGGLIGTVVSLMFYASKNIFPREIAITIALASSYILTGAMHIDGFADTFDGLFSNRSRDRMLEIMRDSRLGTNGVLALVFLIILKILFLTDINGNLIYSTLILMPLIGRFSIILAAYASKSARGGEGLGGLIIGKISIVELILSLLFTSFVGMIFVHFTVLLKLLVISSIVTYLITKYISMRIGGMTGDTLGAVNEFAELVIAVSMYFLSITKV comes from the coding sequence ATGGATGAGATAAAGGCGTTTATATTATCGCTTCAATTTATGACAAGGATACCTGTTAATGTCCAAATAGATGTAAGCAAAAATGACTTTCACAGGATGGTCAAATATTTCCCTTTTGTAGGTGGACTTATTGGCACTGTTGTAAGCCTCATGTTTTATGCTTCTAAAAATATATTTCCCCGGGAAATAGCCATCACAATAGCTTTAGCATCATCGTACATTCTGACAGGTGCTATGCACATCGATGGGTTTGCAGATACATTCGATGGACTTTTTAGCAACAGAAGTCGGGACAGAATGCTTGAGATAATGAGGGATTCAAGGCTTGGGACGAATGGAGTCCTCGCTTTGGTTTTTTTAATAATTTTAAAGATATTGTTTTTAACTGACATCAATGGCAATCTCATATATTCCACATTGATATTAATGCCTCTCATTGGACGCTTTTCCATAATTTTAGCAGCGTACGCATCGAAATCAGCGAGAGGTGGAGAAGGATTGGGAGGACTTATCATTGGCAAAATATCTATCGTGGAATTAATATTAAGCTTATTGTTTACATCGTTTGTTGGCATGATATTTGTCCATTTTACAGTGTTGCTGAAGCTTTTAGTCATTTCATCAATTGTCACGTATCTTATCACTAAGTACATATCTATGAGAATAGGTGGTATGACAGGAGATACATTAGGTGCAGTCAATGAATTTGCAGAGCTTGTAATTGCTGTTTCTATGTATTTTTTAAGCATTACAAAAGTGTAG
- a CDS encoding type II toxin-antitoxin system VapB family antitoxin has product MRTTINVSEDILKEAEMLYETNNRSKAVEEALKDAIRMKKLQHLMELKGKIDFVIDSSDIEKLRSMEIDER; this is encoded by the coding sequence ATGCGTACAACGATAAATGTATCTGAGGATATTCTCAAAGAAGCTGAAATGCTGTATGAGACAAACAATAGGTCAAAAGCTGTTGAAGAAGCTTTGAAGGATGCCATAAGGATGAAAAAATTGCAGCATTTGATGGAACTTAAGGGAAAGATAGACTTTGTAATAGATTCTTCAGACATTGAAAAATTAAGGAGCATGGAAATAGATGAAAGATAA
- the vapC gene encoding type II toxin-antitoxin system VapC family toxin, with protein sequence MKDKILIDTSAWIEYFRNKREIVEIIDDMLLHDRAYITGFIIAELFQGVKTEKERAMLERYIDSIPTVSCDDKDWIRVGKLSFKLRRDGKTIPLSDVLIAYLAIKNDMMIFSFDQHFKMIDGVKLFDHTAI encoded by the coding sequence ATGAAAGATAAAATACTTATTGATACATCTGCATGGATAGAGTATTTTAGAAACAAGCGAGAGATCGTTGAGATCATCGATGACATGCTTTTGCACGATAGAGCCTATATAACAGGCTTTATAATTGCTGAACTTTTTCAAGGAGTGAAGACAGAAAAAGAGAGAGCGATGCTTGAAAGGTATATTGATTCGATACCGACGGTATCATGCGATGATAAAGATTGGATTAGGGTTGGAAAGCTTTCTTTTAAATTGAGGAGAGATGGAAAAACTATTCCACTATCAGATGTGCTTATCGCTTATTTAGCGATTAAAAATGATATGATGATATTCTCATTTGATCAACATTTTAAAATGATAGACGGCGTTAAATTGTTTGACCATACAGCCATTTAA
- a CDS encoding QueT transporter family protein: MNSKTKKIVYGALIAAVYAAVTVALAPISYGQIQVRVAEALTIMPFFSSYSIFGLFVGCIIANMIGGNGIFDVVFGSLATLISAIITYYIGKSDLRYKRYLAPLPPVVINGIIIGIELNFLYKLPLVASMLWVGLGELIACYVLGLPLLLYIDKNEKIKSMIG; the protein is encoded by the coding sequence TTGAACAGTAAAACTAAGAAGATAGTCTACGGAGCATTGATCGCTGCAGTGTACGCAGCCGTCACAGTGGCCCTTGCGCCAATAAGCTATGGACAAATTCAAGTAAGAGTTGCTGAAGCACTTACAATCATGCCTTTCTTTTCGTCCTATTCAATTTTTGGACTTTTTGTGGGGTGTATAATTGCAAATATGATAGGCGGAAATGGAATATTCGATGTGGTTTTTGGTTCTTTAGCGACGCTAATCAGTGCTATAATCACGTACTATATTGGCAAATCCGATCTTAGATATAAGCGGTATTTAGCACCGTTGCCGCCTGTTGTAATAAATGGAATCATTATCGGAATAGAATTAAATTTCCTTTACAAACTGCCTCTTGTGGCTTCAATGCTATGGGTTGGATTAGGTGAGTTGATAGCGTGCTATGTGCTGGGATTGCCACTTCTTTTGTACATAGATAAAAATGAAAAGATAAAAAGTATGATAGGATAG
- a CDS encoding DUF5685 family protein: protein MFGYIKPYKPEMKIKDYDVFKAYYCGLCKKIGSRYGQISRLTLNYELTYLAIFLSALSDEEICIRKESCVANPFKKKPIMKENPYIAYAADMNAILMYYKFLDDKEDDKSLNAALLELFFKTKYRKSYKSYSEKAEKIKGYLKALKGLEEMMCSSVDVASEPFANIMKEVFLIDSLKVDDEDYAKIGQIAYHLGRFVYILDAYDDLKKDLKNGTYNPFIYQYNLSYDKMQEYELEPMLGEIKEWTKFNLTFTLSTIVKLYEHLKFKKNVGIIDNIFRIGLYMEFMRVMEGDKSCKIRTKS from the coding sequence ATGTTTGGATATATAAAGCCATACAAACCTGAGATGAAGATAAAAGATTACGATGTTTTTAAGGCGTATTATTGCGGCCTTTGCAAGAAAATTGGAAGCAGATATGGTCAGATAAGCCGCTTGACTTTAAATTATGAGCTTACGTATCTTGCGATTTTTTTATCAGCTTTGTCTGACGAGGAGATATGCATAAGAAAAGAAAGTTGTGTGGCAAATCCGTTTAAGAAAAAACCTATTATGAAAGAAAACCCGTATATTGCTTATGCGGCAGATATGAATGCGATCCTTATGTACTATAAATTTTTGGACGACAAGGAAGATGATAAATCTTTAAATGCAGCTTTATTGGAGCTTTTTTTTAAGACAAAATACAGAAAGTCGTATAAGTCATACTCTGAAAAGGCAGAAAAAATAAAAGGATATTTAAAAGCTTTAAAGGGATTAGAAGAAATGATGTGTTCATCTGTTGATGTGGCTTCTGAGCCATTTGCCAATATCATGAAAGAAGTTTTTTTGATTGATAGTCTGAAAGTTGATGATGAAGATTACGCTAAAATCGGCCAAATTGCGTATCACTTAGGAAGATTTGTTTATATTTTAGATGCCTACGATGATTTGAAGAAGGATTTAAAAAATGGCACTTACAATCCCTTTATATACCAGTACAATCTTTCTTATGACAAAATGCAGGAATATGAGTTAGAGCCTATGTTGGGGGAAATCAAAGAGTGGACAAAATTTAATTTGACTTTCACGCTTTCTACGATAGTTAAATTGTATGAGCATTTGAAGTTCAAAAAGAATGTTGGAATAATCGACAATATTTTTAGAATTGGACTTTACATGGAATTTATGAGGGTTATGGAAGGAGATAAATCATGCAAAATCCGTACGAAGTCTTAG
- a CDS encoding J domain-containing protein gives MQNPYEVLGLKEGASIEEVKKAYRELVKKYHPDQYADNPLKDLAEEKLREINDAYRAIMEGETFRGDYANDRTYGGGNGSYSDSSSMYYEVINALNRNDLYAAEAILNRMTDRSAQWYYLYGHVNYRRGRFGEAYDCFRTAVSMDPGNIEYREALNNMEMQRGVYQGDVYRRTMNDDCCQTLFAIWACDTCCECMGGDMFRCF, from the coding sequence ATGCAAAATCCGTACGAAGTCTTAGGTCTTAAAGAAGGAGCATCAATTGAGGAAGTTAAAAAAGCGTACAGGGAGCTTGTAAAAAAATATCACCCTGACCAGTATGCTGACAATCCACTTAAAGATTTGGCAGAGGAAAAGCTGAGGGAGATAAATGATGCGTACAGGGCTATAATGGAAGGAGAAACTTTTAGAGGCGATTACGCCAATGATAGGACTTATGGCGGTGGCAATGGCTCATACAGCGACAGCAGTTCCATGTACTACGAAGTAATAAATGCTCTTAACAGAAACGACTTATATGCGGCGGAAGCTATCTTAAATCGAATGACTGATAGAAGTGCACAGTGGTATTATCTATATGGCCATGTAAATTACAGGAGAGGAAGATTTGGGGAGGCGTATGACTGCTTTAGGACAGCAGTAAGCATGGATCCCGGCAATATAGAGTACCGTGAAGCATTAAACAACATGGAGATGCAAAGAGGTGTTTATCAAGGCGATGTTTACCGAAGAACGATGAACGATGATTGCTGTCAGACTCTTTTTGCTATATGGGCTTGTGATACATGCTGCGAGTGCATGGGCGGAGATATGTTTAGATGTTTTTAG
- a CDS encoding VIT1/CCC1 transporter family protein has protein sequence MQAIEKAKKFYYDELNAKQLYSYLAKVESKKEVKELFEELSKIEANHTKYWYDFLSDRGVKLKPKVRAKSLWFYKILRTLLGSRLFIILLEMQESNSTDEYYEYYKDPILTESERQGLALIIEDELEHEKNLGNQNKEANFSNIRDFILGMNDGLVEILGTVTGLSAVYQSKPLIVGASGLVVGIAGALSMAIGAYTSVRSQRQVNEGIKSKMELLFNVSKNRAKEELLNKLSESGIPDDISQEIVEKLGDNENAMANLLVEEVKENEIKSALYTGLAYLVGLFFPVIPYFFITSSSVLALILSVIFAAIALSIVGMVVSIASESLSIKNKIIEMVLSGLGAAALSYLFGTFVQFVFGINA, from the coding sequence ATGCAGGCAATCGAAAAGGCAAAAAAATTTTACTACGATGAATTAAATGCAAAGCAGTTGTACTCTTACCTTGCAAAAGTAGAATCTAAAAAGGAAGTAAAAGAGTTATTTGAAGAACTATCAAAGATTGAAGCCAATCACACGAAATATTGGTACGACTTTTTAAGCGATAGAGGTGTAAAGCTAAAACCAAAAGTGCGTGCTAAAAGTCTGTGGTTTTACAAAATTCTGCGGACACTCCTTGGCAGCCGCCTTTTTATAATACTTTTAGAGATGCAGGAATCAAACAGCACTGATGAATACTATGAATACTACAAAGATCCAATTTTAACTGAATCTGAGCGTCAAGGTCTCGCTTTAATCATAGAAGATGAACTGGAACATGAAAAAAACTTAGGCAACCAAAACAAAGAAGCGAATTTCTCCAATATACGAGACTTCATCCTGGGCATGAACGACGGATTGGTAGAAATATTAGGAACCGTCACAGGTCTTTCGGCTGTGTATCAGAGCAAACCACTTATAGTTGGTGCATCTGGACTTGTGGTAGGTATTGCAGGTGCCTTGTCTATGGCAATAGGTGCATATACATCCGTAAGATCTCAAAGGCAGGTAAATGAAGGCATCAAAAGCAAGATGGAGCTTCTTTTTAACGTATCAAAAAATAGAGCAAAAGAAGAACTTCTAAACAAGCTAAGTGAATCAGGCATACCTGACGATATAAGCCAAGAAATCGTAGAAAAATTGGGAGACAACGAAAATGCCATGGCAAATTTGCTTGTAGAAGAAGTAAAGGAAAATGAGATAAAATCAGCTTTGTACACAGGCTTAGCGTATTTAGTAGGACTTTTCTTCCCCGTCATCCCCTACTTCTTCATCACTTCATCATCAGTATTGGCCTTGATTCTCTCTGTTATTTTCGCCGCCATAGCTCTTTCTATAGTAGGTATGGTAGTTTCAATAGCGTCTGAAAGCCTATCCATAAAGAATAAAATAATAGAAATGGTATTATCAGGTTTAGGAGCGGCAGCCCTGTCTTACTTATTCGGAACTTTTGTGCAGTTTGTATTCGGCATTAATGCGTAG
- a CDS encoding FMN-binding protein, which translates to MKALRKIISIAIIAVLALSLVSCKTMTKPSTQKPKPQTTPKVSYKDGTYTGAGPKWSEGSEDATVVIKNGKITSITLRRLDKSGKEINYDKWTGQKDPKTGKVYPNLKKFRIDMANEMIKKQTYNVDTIAGATETTTNWKIAVKNALEKAKK; encoded by the coding sequence ATGAAAGCATTAAGAAAAATTATATCTATAGCTATAATTGCGGTTTTGGCTTTAAGCCTTGTTTCATGCAAAACTATGACAAAGCCATCGACTCAAAAGCCAAAGCCTCAAACTACGCCTAAAGTATCTTACAAAGATGGTACATACACAGGTGCCGGTCCAAAATGGTCTGAAGGCAGTGAAGATGCTACAGTCGTAATAAAAAATGGAAAAATAACAAGCATAACATTAAGGCGCTTGGATAAGAGCGGAAAAGAAATAAATTACGACAAATGGACAGGCCAAAAAGATCCAAAGACAGGCAAAGTATATCCTAATTTGAAAAAGTTCAGAATCGATATGGCCAATGAGATGATCAAAAAGCAAACTTATAATGTTGATACAATAGCAGGTGCTACAGAGACGACTACAAACTGGAAGATAGCTGTCAAAAACGCCTTAGAAAAGGCAAAAAAATAA
- a CDS encoding AEC family transporter, producing the protein MVLLNGIESILPIVLIIVLGYVLSYKKWLDESASELFSRIVVKISLPCLMFYTVIENLERSQLSHMIFGLIAAFLSILITYLIANMLVILLKFDRKKAGLFSAIFAFSNTIFVGLPVNQALFGNKAVPYVLLYYVANTTLFWTLGLYNIRKDVEDPNGNFSMYQALKKIFSAPLLGYIVGIIFILLGIKTPQFLVDTAKYIGQLTTPLSMIFIGISIYMTDLKDFKLDKNVLFLLIGRIIIAPIITILVLHLFKLNILLEKVFVIQSALPVMTQIAIVAHAYKSDQKYPSIMIAATNLLSLIVVPIYMYIISNIF; encoded by the coding sequence TTGGTATTATTAAATGGAATTGAAAGCATTTTGCCTATTGTCCTCATTATCGTCTTAGGTTATGTTCTTTCATATAAAAAATGGCTGGATGAATCTGCATCTGAGCTTTTTTCAAGAATCGTCGTCAAAATCTCACTTCCATGTCTCATGTTCTACACTGTCATCGAAAATCTTGAAAGAAGTCAGTTGTCTCACATGATATTTGGCTTAATCGCCGCTTTTCTGAGCATTTTGATAACATATTTAATCGCTAACATGCTTGTAATCTTGCTAAAATTCGATAGGAAAAAGGCAGGTTTGTTTTCTGCCATATTTGCCTTTTCCAACACGATATTTGTAGGCCTTCCTGTCAATCAAGCACTGTTTGGCAACAAAGCCGTCCCGTACGTGCTTTTGTATTACGTTGCAAATACAACACTGTTTTGGACGTTGGGGCTTTACAACATAAGAAAAGATGTAGAAGACCCAAATGGAAATTTTTCAATGTATCAGGCATTAAAAAAGATATTTTCTGCGCCGCTTTTAGGATACATCGTAGGCATCATCTTCATATTGCTGGGAATAAAAACACCTCAATTTTTAGTCGACACAGCAAAATACATCGGTCAGCTTACAACACCTCTATCGATGATCTTTATAGGAATATCCATCTACATGACAGACTTGAAGGATTTTAAATTGGACAAGAACGTCTTATTTTTGCTTATAGGTCGTATCATAATAGCACCCATCATAACGATACTGGTGCTTCACCTTTTCAAACTCAATATTCTTTTAGAAAAAGTATTTGTCATTCAAAGCGCTTTACCTGTCATGACGCAAATAGCGATTGTAGCCCATGCTTACAAAAGCGATCAGAAATACCCATCCATCATGATAGCCGCAACAAATCTTTTAAGTTTAATCGTGGTGCCAATATACATGTACATAATAAGCAATATATTTTAA
- a CDS encoding NADP-dependent isocitrate dehydrogenase produces MREKIKMANPIVELDGDEMTRIIWQMIKDTLIHPFVELNTEYYDLGLKNRDLTDDQVTVDAAYAIKKHKVGVKCATITPNAQRVEEYNLKKMWKSPNGTIRAILDGTVFRTPILVNGIKPLVKSWTKPITIARHAYGDVYKDVEYRVEKAAKAELVVTYDDNSIERQTIHEFDGPGILMGMHNIDKSIKSFAKACFNYALSQKQDLWFATKDTISKVYDHTFKDIFNDMYESEYKDKFKEAGIEYFYTLIDDAVARVIRSEGGMIWALKNYDGDVMSDMVATAFGSLAMMTSVLVSPDGDFEYEAAHGTVTRHYYKYLQGEETSTNPIATIFAWTGALKKRGELDGNKHLIKFAEKLEEASLKTIEDGIMTKDLAAISELPDKKAVNTKEFLNEIKNNLEKLL; encoded by the coding sequence ATGAGAGAAAAAATAAAGATGGCAAATCCTATCGTAGAGCTGGATGGCGATGAAATGACCAGAATCATCTGGCAGATGATAAAAGACACGCTTATACATCCTTTTGTAGAACTGAATACAGAATACTACGATCTGGGTCTTAAAAATAGAGATTTGACAGACGACCAAGTGACTGTAGATGCCGCCTATGCGATAAAAAAGCACAAAGTAGGCGTCAAATGCGCAACTATAACACCTAATGCTCAAAGAGTCGAAGAATACAACTTAAAAAAGATGTGGAAAAGCCCCAATGGCACCATAAGGGCTATATTGGACGGCACCGTTTTTAGGACTCCAATACTGGTAAACGGCATCAAACCTCTCGTAAAAAGCTGGACAAAGCCTATAACGATTGCGCGTCACGCTTATGGAGATGTGTACAAAGACGTAGAATACAGGGTGGAAAAGGCAGCTAAAGCAGAATTAGTAGTGACGTACGACGATAATTCCATCGAAAGGCAGACCATACACGAGTTTGACGGTCCAGGAATTTTGATGGGGATGCACAACATAGACAAGTCAATAAAAAGCTTCGCAAAAGCTTGTTTCAACTACGCATTAAGTCAAAAGCAGGACCTATGGTTTGCCACAAAAGACACCATTTCAAAAGTATATGACCACACTTTTAAAGACATATTCAATGATATGTACGAAAGCGAGTACAAAGATAAATTCAAAGAAGCTGGAATCGAGTATTTTTACACATTGATAGACGACGCAGTAGCAAGAGTCATAAGATCAGAAGGCGGCATGATATGGGCTTTGAAAAATTACGACGGAGATGTAATGTCAGACATGGTGGCTACAGCCTTTGGAAGTTTGGCAATGATGACATCTGTATTAGTATCTCCTGACGGTGATTTTGAATACGAAGCAGCCCATGGAACAGTGACGCGCCATTATTACAAGTATTTGCAAGGTGAAGAAACATCTACAAACCCTATAGCTACTATATTTGCATGGACTGGCGCATTGAAAAAGCGCGGTGAATTAGATGGCAACAAGCACTTAATAAAATTTGCTGAAAAGTTGGAAGAAGCATCTTTAAAAACAATAGAAGATGGCATAATGACTAAAGATTTGGCTGCAATCTCAGAACTTCCTGATAAAAAAGCCGTAAACACCAAAGAATTCTTAAACGAAATCAAAAACAATCTTGAAAAGTTGCTTTAA